A part of Polynucleobacter sp. MG-Unter2-18 genomic DNA contains:
- the rsxB gene encoding electron transport complex subunit RsxB, with the protein MKQTKELADRLEDILPQTQCTKCSYPDCRAYAQAMATGEALPNRCPPGGVEGIVRLSAILTPLFPQDAFELHPSINPECGLERPRPVAFIDPKTCIGCTLCIQACPVDAIVGASKQMHVVLSDWCTGCDLCIPPCPVDCITMQDVTDQKTGWDAWSPELADAARARYATRNVRLDREQRDNDERLAKKAAAKLVAVNAENPDSEEARKEQERKRAIIAAAIARAQQQK; encoded by the coding sequence ATGAAGCAGACGAAAGAACTTGCAGATCGTCTCGAGGATATCCTTCCTCAAACCCAATGCACTAAATGCAGCTACCCAGATTGCCGAGCCTATGCACAAGCAATGGCAACTGGCGAGGCTTTGCCTAACCGCTGCCCTCCTGGCGGCGTAGAAGGCATTGTGCGGCTGAGCGCAATTCTGACACCCCTATTTCCTCAAGATGCGTTTGAACTACACCCCAGCATTAATCCTGAATGTGGCTTAGAGCGCCCTAGACCAGTTGCATTCATCGACCCTAAGACTTGTATTGGTTGCACGCTTTGTATTCAAGCTTGCCCTGTAGATGCGATTGTGGGTGCCTCTAAGCAAATGCATGTGGTCTTAAGTGATTGGTGCACTGGTTGTGATCTCTGTATTCCCCCTTGCCCTGTAGACTGCATCACCATGCAAGATGTCACTGACCAAAAGACTGGCTGGGATGCCTGGTCTCCAGAGTTAGCGGATGCGGCGCGCGCAAGATATGCAACTCGTAATGTCCGACTGGATCGCGAGCAACGCGACAATGATGAACGACTAGCAAAGAAAGCTGCCGCCAAACTAGTTGCAGTAAATGCAGAGAATCCCGATTCAGAAGAAGCCCGAAAAGAACAGGAAAGAAAGCGAGCCATCATCGCCGCAGCGATCGCGCGAGCTCAGCAACAAAAATGA
- the nth gene encoding endonuclease III: MNLEKRQAFFELLRENNPHPETELEYSSPFELLIAVLLSAQATDISVNKGTRQLFKIANTPQALLDLGEQGVKPFIQHIGLFNSKGKHIQETCRLLLEKHGGEVPQNREELELLPGVGRKTANVILNTAFGQPTMAVDTHIFRVSNRTGLAPGKDVLKVEAQLLKRIPKEFLMDAHHWLILHGRYTCKARNPDCEQCIVEPLCSFKQKTGKGKVRGNI; encoded by the coding sequence ATGAATCTCGAAAAGCGCCAAGCTTTCTTTGAGCTACTTAGGGAAAACAATCCCCATCCAGAAACCGAATTGGAATATAGCTCTCCGTTTGAACTGCTCATTGCTGTATTGCTATCGGCGCAAGCAACTGATATTTCAGTAAATAAGGGTACGCGTCAGCTATTTAAGATTGCCAACACGCCCCAAGCCCTTCTGGATCTGGGTGAGCAAGGTGTGAAGCCTTTTATCCAACACATTGGCTTATTCAACTCCAAGGGCAAGCATATTCAAGAGACTTGTCGACTACTGCTTGAAAAGCATGGTGGTGAAGTCCCTCAAAATCGCGAAGAGCTAGAGTTGCTCCCAGGCGTTGGCAGAAAGACTGCGAACGTAATTCTCAATACTGCCTTTGGTCAACCCACTATGGCTGTAGATACCCATATCTTTAGAGTCTCAAACCGAACTGGTTTGGCACCCGGTAAAGATGTTCTGAAAGTTGAAGCGCAATTACTCAAGCGCATCCCAAAAGAGTTTTTAATGGATGCACATCATTGGCTTATTCTGCATGGCCGATATACCTGCAAAGCCCGTAATCCGGATTGTGAGCAATGTATTGTTGAGCCTCTCTGCAGCTTTAAACAGAAAACTGGTAAAGGAAAAGTTCGTGGCAATATTTAA
- a CDS encoding DUF1841 family protein, translated as MFNPTREEVRRFFCDAWKKKTGDQILTPMETLASDWMAQHPEYHALLADPEGAIAQDYTPERGETNPFLHLSMHLSISEQTSIDQPPGIKEVSEKLAKKQGSTHEAQHAMMECLGQVMWEAQREGQALSPEKYLEALQKLI; from the coding sequence ATATTTAATCCGACCCGCGAAGAGGTTAGGCGCTTTTTTTGTGACGCCTGGAAGAAGAAAACTGGAGATCAAATTCTGACGCCAATGGAAACGCTTGCTAGCGATTGGATGGCTCAGCACCCGGAATATCATGCTCTCCTAGCTGATCCAGAGGGCGCAATTGCGCAAGATTACACGCCAGAGCGTGGCGAGACTAATCCTTTCTTGCACCTCTCCATGCACTTATCGATTAGCGAACAAACCTCGATCGATCAACCCCCAGGTATTAAGGAAGTTTCTGAAAAGTTAGCAAAGAAACAGGGCTCTACGCATGAAGCTCAGCACGCCATGATGGAATGTCTAGGACAGGTGATGTGGGAAGCGCAACGTGAGGGACAAGCACTCAGCCCCGAGAAATATCTAGAGGCGCTTCAGAAATTGATCTAG
- a CDS encoding DMT family transporter — translation MNKETKGMLIGFIGILVFSLTLPVSKITVESFNPYFIAFGRASLAGLVALSYLAYKQVPLPSKTDLVKFAVIALGVVFGFPIFTTLAMKEGSSSHGAVILGMMPLATTVIGVIRFKERPSIGFWLVSILGAALVMMYALLKNSGSFTYIDILLVLGGICACVGYVEGGELSRKMNPRVVISWALVVSLPINIVATYFTFSSSYWSADVVAWTSFVYLSIFPMYLGFFFWYEGLAVGGIARVSQVQLIQPFCTLLASSFFLDDRITLMNMVFAFLVISTVILSKRMLVKRSY, via the coding sequence GTGAATAAAGAAACCAAGGGAATGCTTATTGGCTTTATTGGCATTCTCGTTTTTAGTCTTACCTTGCCGGTAAGTAAGATTACCGTTGAAAGCTTTAATCCTTACTTCATTGCTTTTGGTAGAGCTTCTTTAGCTGGTTTAGTTGCCTTAAGCTATCTTGCATATAAGCAAGTACCGCTCCCCAGTAAAACTGACTTAGTGAAGTTTGCTGTGATTGCGCTGGGTGTAGTTTTTGGCTTTCCAATCTTTACTACACTGGCCATGAAGGAGGGCTCATCCTCTCATGGTGCCGTTATTTTGGGGATGATGCCCTTAGCTACGACAGTGATCGGAGTCATCCGCTTCAAAGAGCGCCCCTCGATCGGTTTTTGGCTCGTATCCATCTTGGGTGCTGCATTGGTAATGATGTATGCCCTCCTCAAAAATTCTGGAAGTTTTACCTATATAGATATCCTGCTGGTACTGGGTGGCATTTGCGCTTGTGTAGGATATGTAGAGGGTGGGGAGTTATCTCGAAAGATGAACCCGCGTGTTGTAATTTCTTGGGCGCTAGTGGTTTCATTGCCTATTAATATCGTGGCAACTTACTTCACATTTTCTTCATCGTATTGGAGTGCTGATGTAGTTGCTTGGACAAGCTTTGTCTACCTCAGTATATTTCCGATGTACTTGGGCTTTTTCTTTTGGTATGAGGGTCTTGCTGTCGGTGGCATTGCAAGGGTCAGTCAAGTGCAATTGATTCAACCTTTTTGTACGCTGTTGGCATCGAGTTTTTTCTTGGATGATCGCATCACCTTAATGAATATGGTCTTTGCTTTTTTGGTTATCTCTACCGTGATTCTGAGCAAGAGAATGCTCGTGAAGCGAAGTTACTAG